A window of Rhinolophus ferrumequinum isolate MPI-CBG mRhiFer1 chromosome X, mRhiFer1_v1.p, whole genome shotgun sequence contains these coding sequences:
- the LOC117027274 gene encoding ferritin heavy chain-like: MTTAPPPFVSENYHPECEAAINYQISLELYASHKFETMASYFNCEDVAWKPFAQFFLQQSSQELQHAQSLMWLQNQRGGRLSLQDIYSPDPSCWENVLTVMECAFHLKMSVNQSLFDLQHLATEMKDAHLCDFLKSHYLLEQMKFIQELEDHITNLRKMGAPETGLAEDLCAKLAVRDSDKN, translated from the coding sequence ATGACGACCGCACCGCCCCCGTTTGTCAGCGAAAACTACCACCCCGAATGCGAGGCCGCCATCAACTACCAGATCTCCCTGGAGCTCTATGCCTCTCACAAGTTCGAGACCATGGCCTCTTACTTCAACTGCGAAGACGTGGCCTGGAAGCCCTTCGCCCAGTTCTTCCTGCAGCAGTCCAGCCAGGAGCTGCAGCATGCCCAGAGCCTGATGTGGCTGCAGAACCAGCGCGGGGGCCGCCTCAGCCTGCAGGATATCTACAGTCCTGACCCCAGCTGCTGGGAGAACGTCTTAACCGTCATGGAGTGCGCCTTCCACCTGAAGATGAGCGTGAACCAGAGCCTATTCGATCTGCAGCACCTGGCCACCGAGATGAAGGACGCCCACCTGTGCGACTTCCTCAAGAGTCACTACCTGTTAGAGCAAATGAAGTTCATCCAAGAGCTAGAGGACCACATCACCAACCTGCGCAAGATGGGAGCCCCGGAAACCGGCCTGGCAGAGGACCTGTGTGCTAAGCTCGCCGTGCGTGACAGCGACAAGAACTGA